In Janthinobacterium sp. 67, a genomic segment contains:
- the motA gene encoding flagellar motor stator protein MotA, which translates to MLVIIGYIIVCASVFGGFALAGGHLAALFQPLELLMIGGAALGAFLVGNNNKAIKATIAALPSLFKGSRYTKELYMELMSLLFEVLSKVRKEGLMSIEGDIDKPEESPLFSKYPAVLADHHIVEFMTDYLRLMVSGNMDAFQIENLMDNEIETHHHEGAVPAHVIAKVGDGLPAFGIVAAVMGVVHTMESVGIPPAELGMLIAHALVGTFLGILLAYGFVGPLASLLEQKLEESSKMFQCVKVTLLASLNGYAPALAVEFGRKVLFSTERPTFNELEDHIKKSKTK; encoded by the coding sequence TTGTTAGTCATAATCGGATACATCATCGTCTGCGCCTCGGTCTTTGGCGGCTTCGCGCTGGCCGGCGGCCATCTGGCGGCGCTGTTCCAGCCGCTGGAGTTGCTGATGATCGGCGGCGCCGCCCTGGGCGCCTTCCTTGTTGGTAACAATAACAAGGCCATCAAGGCAACGATCGCCGCCTTGCCCAGCCTGTTCAAGGGCTCGCGCTATACCAAAGAGCTGTACATGGAATTGATGTCCCTGCTGTTCGAAGTGCTCAGCAAGGTACGCAAGGAAGGCTTGATGTCGATCGAAGGCGATATCGACAAGCCGGAAGAAAGCCCGCTGTTTTCGAAATACCCGGCCGTGCTGGCCGACCATCACATCGTCGAATTCATGACCGATTACCTGCGCCTGATGGTGTCGGGCAATATGGATGCGTTCCAGATCGAAAACCTGATGGACAATGAAATCGAGACGCACCATCACGAAGGCGCCGTGCCGGCCCACGTGATCGCCAAGGTGGGCGATGGCTTGCCCGCGTTCGGTATCGTCGCCGCCGTGATGGGCGTGGTGCACACGATGGAGTCGGTGGGCATTCCGCCGGCCGAGCTGGGCATGCTGATCGCGCACGCGCTGGTCGGCACCTTCCTCGGCATCTTGCTGGCCTATGGTTTCGTCGGCCCGCTGGCCAGCCTGCTCGAGCAGAAGCTGGAAGAGTCGAGCAAGATGTTCCAGTGCGTGAAAGTGACCCTGCTGGCCAGCCTGAACGGCTACGCGCCGGCGCTGGCCGTGGAGTTCGGCCGCAAGGTGCTGTTCTCGACCGAGCGTCCGACGTTCAACGAGCTGGAAGACCACATCAAGAAATCGAAAACGAAGTAA
- the motB gene encoding flagellar motor protein MotB, which produces MADEGMRPIIVKRIKKTAGGHHGGAWKIAYADFVTAMMAFFLLMWLLGSTSKGDLNGISEFFKTPLKVAMAGGSGSGESNSVIQGGGQDLSRQDGQVRKAQEEQQRKSFDLNSAKAALEREEGKRLQALKARIEATIDANPLLKKYKNQLLLDITSEGLRIQIVDEQNRPMFALANANLQPYTKEILHAIGSVLNEVPNRIGLSGHTDSTPYMSDAGYSNWELSADRANASRRELVIGGMKEEKVLRVVGLGSAAHLDKLDPFNPINRRISIIVMNKRTEENVLRDGAAIELPVTDAASAAVASGLAAGAPSAAAPVPASAAAKK; this is translated from the coding sequence ATGGCCGATGAAGGCATGCGCCCGATTATCGTCAAGCGTATCAAGAAGACGGCTGGCGGGCACCATGGCGGGGCGTGGAAAATCGCCTACGCCGACTTTGTCACGGCCATGATGGCCTTCTTCCTGCTGATGTGGCTGCTGGGCTCCACCTCGAAGGGCGACTTGAACGGCATTTCCGAATTTTTCAAGACACCCTTGAAAGTGGCGATGGCGGGCGGCTCGGGCAGCGGCGAAAGCAATTCCGTGATCCAGGGCGGCGGCCAGGACCTGTCGCGCCAGGATGGGCAAGTGCGCAAGGCGCAGGAAGAGCAGCAGCGCAAATCGTTCGACCTCAATTCCGCCAAGGCCGCGCTCGAACGCGAGGAAGGCAAGCGCCTGCAGGCCCTCAAGGCCCGCATCGAAGCGACCATCGACGCCAATCCCCTGCTGAAAAAATACAAGAACCAGTTGCTGCTCGATATCACCAGTGAAGGCTTGCGCATCCAGATCGTCGACGAGCAGAACCGTCCGATGTTTGCGCTCGCCAATGCGAACCTGCAACCGTACACCAAGGAAATCCTGCACGCGATCGGCTCCGTGCTCAACGAAGTGCCGAACCGCATCGGCCTGTCCGGCCATACGGATTCGACGCCATACATGAGCGATGCCGGCTACAGCAACTGGGAATTGTCGGCCGACCGCGCGAATGCGTCGCGGCGCGAGCTGGTGATCGGCGGCATGAAGGAAGAAAAAGTCTTGCGCGTGGTGGGCCTGGGTTCGGCCGCCCACCTGGACAAGCTCGATCCTTTCAACCCGATCAACCGGCGCATCAGCATCATCGTCATGAACAAGCGCACGGAAGAAAACGTCCTGCGCGACGGCGCGGCGATCGAATTGCCCGTGACCGATGCCGCTTCCGCCGCTGTCGCTTCAGGGCTGGCGGCCGGTGCGCCGTCCGCGGCGGCGCCAGTTCCTGCTTCGGCCGCGGCGAAAAAATAA
- a CDS encoding chemotaxis protein: MTRKKILGSHVKRLLSGVSDHGRKHLTEVETDLVQTGILLEEAIEKLSFNFMAIHAAVAAQQDTIALLLDGGIPAEEQREKLLALQDEVGGYVNAAITSMQFQDMTSQLIERTLKRVTGLREFLGTLGSHGAEMLPESDNEEIVALLGRVSMALAIQSLELRSVLRKAVSQQHLESGDIELF, translated from the coding sequence ATGACAAGAAAGAAAATACTTGGCTCGCATGTAAAGCGCCTGTTGTCTGGCGTGTCGGACCATGGCCGCAAGCACTTGACGGAGGTGGAAACCGACCTGGTGCAGACCGGCATCTTGCTGGAAGAGGCGATCGAGAAGCTGTCCTTCAATTTCATGGCGATACACGCAGCCGTCGCTGCGCAGCAGGACACCATCGCCCTGTTGCTCGACGGCGGCATTCCGGCCGAGGAGCAGCGGGAAAAACTGCTGGCGCTGCAGGATGAGGTGGGGGGCTACGTGAATGCCGCCATCACCAGCATGCAGTTCCAGGATATGACCAGCCAGCTGATCGAGCGTACCTTGAAGCGCGTGACGGGCTTGCGCGAGTTCCTCGGGACCCTGGGTTCGCATGGCGCGGAGATGTTGCCGGAGAGCGACAATGAAGAAATTGTCGCCTTGCTGGGGCGGGTCAGCATGGCGCTGGCGATTCAAAGCCTGGAGTTGCGCAGCGTGCTGCGCAAGGCTGTCAGTCAACAGCATTTGGAAAGTGGCGACATCGAGCTGTTCTAG
- a CDS encoding response regulator has protein sequence MAKTILAVDDSSSLRQMVAFSLKAAGYQVVEAVDGQDGLEKAKLQTVDLVLTDQNMPRMDGLELIKLLRELPTYQKVPILMLTTESSDEMKSKGRAAGANGWLVKPFDPQRLIEVVKKVIG, from the coding sequence ATGGCCAAAACGATACTTGCAGTGGACGATTCCAGCTCATTGCGCCAGATGGTGGCGTTCAGCCTGAAAGCCGCCGGTTACCAGGTGGTGGAGGCCGTCGACGGCCAGGACGGACTGGAAAAAGCCAAGCTGCAAACCGTGGACCTGGTGTTGACGGACCAGAACATGCCGCGCATGGATGGCCTGGAGCTGATCAAGCTGCTGCGTGAACTGCCGACCTACCAGAAAGTGCCCATCCTGATGCTGACGACGGAGTCGTCGGACGAGATGAAGTCGAAGGGACGTGCCGCCGGCGCCAACGGCTGGCTGGTCAAGCCCTTCGATCCGCAACGCCTGATCGAAGTGGTCAAGAAGGTGATCGGCTGA
- the cheA gene encoding chemotaxis protein CheA — MTIDISQFFQVFFDEAEELLAEKERLLLAVDIAAPDAEDLNAIFRTAHSIKGGASTFGLSDMSEVTHILESLLDRIRQGQMALTAEHVDAFLAAKDILKMQLDGHRLGSAVDQDAVANVRMMLQSFSQDVPVAALTPVAPAFHTAEKAAVSHAGGHRIRLELPAMEQREVDALAAELGLMGDVAVSSLPDACKVLEVTTHESLDDILAICSFVLNPDDMVITQAPPLAPGEAEAARAAQEKAQGYGFFDPLPGAPAAQGAADPGYGFFQPLEDIRAAAGVQSDAEQGYGFFQPLEQIRADAARAGSASAAAAPAVASAAAEAEQEKKPAKKEGDKAGAESSSIRVSIEKVDQLINLVGELVITQAMIEQRASALDPMLHEKLLDSVSHLTRNTRDLQEAVMSIRMMPMDFVFSRFPRMVRDLATKLGKKVDFITNGAATELDKGLIERIVDPLTHLVRNSIDHGVEMPAARVAAGKTEAGRLFLSASHQGGNIIIEVSDDGAGLNRERILAKAAQQGLDVSETMSDADVWQLIFAPGFSTAEAVTDVSGRGVGMDVVKRNISAMGGVVDIRSAKGFGTTISISLPLTLAILDGMSIRVGDEVYILPLGFVIESLQPAVEDIKDISGKGQVVKVRGEYLPLIPLYQMFDIAPRFTSPSEGICVILETEGRKAALFVDDLVGQQQVVVKNLESNYRKVVGISGATILGDGGVSLILDVAALIRSSRQLADESIFS, encoded by the coding sequence ATGACCATCGATATTAGCCAGTTTTTTCAGGTCTTTTTCGATGAGGCCGAAGAACTGCTGGCTGAAAAGGAACGGCTGCTGCTGGCCGTCGATATTGCGGCGCCCGACGCCGAAGACCTGAATGCCATTTTCCGCACCGCCCACTCGATCAAGGGCGGCGCTTCGACGTTCGGTCTCTCCGACATGAGCGAGGTGACGCACATCCTCGAGTCGCTGCTCGACCGCATCCGCCAGGGCCAGATGGCCCTGACGGCGGAGCACGTCGACGCCTTCCTGGCGGCCAAGGATATCCTCAAGATGCAGCTCGATGGCCATCGCCTGGGCAGCGCCGTCGACCAGGATGCCGTGGCCAATGTGCGCATGATGCTGCAGTCGTTTTCGCAGGACGTGCCCGTGGCCGCGCTCACGCCCGTCGCGCCGGCCTTCCATACGGCGGAAAAAGCCGCCGTCAGCCATGCCGGCGGCCATCGCATCCGCCTGGAACTGCCAGCCATGGAGCAGCGCGAAGTCGATGCGCTGGCGGCCGAACTGGGCTTGATGGGCGACGTCGCCGTGTCCAGCTTGCCCGACGCGTGCAAGGTGCTGGAAGTGACGACGCATGAAAGCCTGGACGATATCCTGGCCATCTGCTCGTTCGTGCTCAATCCCGACGACATGGTGATCACGCAGGCGCCGCCTTTGGCGCCAGGCGAAGCCGAAGCGGCCCGCGCGGCGCAGGAAAAAGCCCAGGGCTACGGTTTCTTCGATCCGCTGCCGGGCGCGCCTGCCGCACAGGGCGCGGCCGATCCTGGCTATGGCTTCTTCCAGCCGCTCGAGGACATCCGCGCCGCCGCCGGCGTGCAGAGCGACGCCGAACAGGGCTACGGTTTCTTCCAGCCCCTCGAACAGATACGCGCCGACGCGGCCAGGGCGGGCAGCGCCAGCGCTGCCGCCGCGCCTGCCGTGGCCAGCGCCGCGGCCGAAGCGGAACAGGAAAAGAAACCGGCCAAGAAAGAGGGCGACAAGGCCGGCGCCGAATCGTCGTCGATCCGCGTCTCGATCGAAAAAGTCGACCAGCTGATCAACCTGGTGGGTGAACTGGTGATCACGCAGGCGATGATCGAGCAGCGCGCCAGCGCGCTCGACCCGATGCTGCATGAAAAACTGCTCGACAGCGTCAGCCACCTGACGCGCAATACGCGCGACTTGCAGGAAGCGGTGATGTCGATCCGCATGATGCCGATGGATTTCGTCTTCTCGCGCTTCCCGCGCATGGTGCGCGACCTGGCCACGAAACTGGGCAAGAAGGTAGATTTCATCACGAATGGCGCCGCCACGGAACTGGACAAGGGCCTTATCGAGCGCATCGTCGATCCGCTCACGCACCTGGTGCGCAACAGCATCGACCACGGCGTGGAAATGCCGGCCGCCCGCGTGGCCGCCGGCAAGACCGAGGCGGGCCGCCTGTTCCTTTCGGCCAGCCACCAGGGCGGCAACATCATCATCGAAGTATCCGACGATGGCGCGGGCCTGAACCGCGAGCGCATCCTGGCCAAGGCGGCGCAGCAGGGACTGGACGTATCCGAGACGATGAGCGACGCCGACGTGTGGCAGCTGATTTTCGCACCCGGTTTTTCCACCGCCGAAGCCGTCACCGACGTGTCGGGCCGCGGCGTGGGCATGGATGTCGTCAAGCGCAATATCAGCGCCATGGGCGGCGTCGTCGACATCCGCTCGGCCAAGGGTTTCGGCACGACGATTTCCATCTCGCTGCCGCTGACCCTGGCCATCCTCGACGGCATGTCGATCAGGGTCGGCGACGAAGTCTATATTTTGCCGCTGGGCTTTGTCATCGAATCCTTGCAGCCGGCCGTTGAGGATATCAAGGACATCAGTGGCAAGGGCCAGGTGGTGAAGGTGCGCGGCGAATACCTGCCATTGATCCCGCTGTACCAGATGTTCGACATCGCGCCGCGCTTTACCAGCCCGTCGGAAGGCATCTGCGTGATCCTCGAGACGGAAGGGCGCAAGGCGGCCCTGTTTGTCGACGACCTGGTGGGGCAGCAGCAAGTCGTGGTGAAGAACCTCGAATCGAATTACCGCAAGGTGGTGGGCATTTCCGGCGCCACCATCCTGGGCGATGGCGGCGTGTCGCTGATTCTCGATGTCGCCGCCCTGATCCGTTCCTCGCGCCAGCTGGCTGACGAGTCCATTTTTTCGTAG
- a CDS encoding chemotaxis protein CheW, which translates to MSDTQQTSGSNAGDGKDIAGREFLAFTLGSEEYGIDILKVQEIRGYEAVTRIANAPEFIKGVINLRGIIIPVVDMRIKFKLGTPVYDQFTVVIILNIGGRIVGMVVDSVSDVTTLTPEQVKPAPEMGTAFSTDYMIGLGTIDERMLILVDIDKLMSSSEMGLIDKLAA; encoded by the coding sequence ATGTCAGATACTCAACAAACATCCGGAAGCAATGCGGGCGACGGCAAGGACATCGCCGGTCGTGAATTCCTGGCCTTCACCCTGGGCTCCGAAGAGTACGGCATCGATATCCTGAAGGTCCAGGAAATCCGTGGTTACGAAGCGGTCACCCGCATCGCCAACGCGCCTGAATTCATCAAGGGCGTGATCAACCTGCGCGGCATCATCATTCCCGTGGTCGACATGCGCATCAAGTTCAAGCTGGGCACGCCCGTGTACGACCAGTTCACGGTGGTGATCATCCTGAACATCGGCGGCCGTATCGTCGGCATGGTGGTCGACAGCGTTTCCGACGTCACCACCCTGACGCCTGAACAGGTGAAACCGGCGCCGGAAATGGGCACCGCCTTCTCGACCGATTACATGATCGGCCTGGGCACCATCGACGAGCGCATGCTGATCCTGGTCGACATCGACAAGCTGATGTCGAGCAGCGAGATGGGCCTGATCGACAAGCTGGCGGCGTAA
- a CDS encoding methyl-accepting chemotaxis protein — protein MSLRDFKIGTRLGIGFGSILAILVVVIVSANALNYRNKAQLLAGLELASEKNTQASLMKSAMLETGIAMRNIGLQGDVALMQAEEGKVREQRKLYDGARGKLSTLGLSDGEKALLANIAKVDGEVDAAFKEAMGQVLAFNSEGAAKVIATRIDPLNKTTLADINKLLDLQHVAQQSFMDDSLAADARLMTVLFILGGAAVAIGAWCAIFITRSITVPLSGALAVAQKVAAGELTSRVVVEGKDETSALQQALKDMNESLVQTVSDVRNGTDTITVASREIASGNADLSARTETQASSLEETASSMEELTSTVKQNADNARQANQLAVSASSVAEQGGNVVAQVVDTMGSIKDSSRKIVDIIGVIDGIAFQTNILALNAAVEAARAGEQGRGFAVVASEVRNLAQRSAGAAKEIKGLIGDSVDKVDAGSRLVDEAGQTMGLIVTSIRQVADIMGEITAATQEQSHGIEEVNQAIAQMDQMTQQNAALVEEAAAAAESMQEQAQKLADAVSIFKLDGESAAQAAMPASAPVVKAAARPAPSVAANTRRLAKTAQAGSPPPAKKLAAAGGDDWEEF, from the coding sequence ATGAGTTTGCGCGATTTCAAGATAGGCACCCGGCTGGGGATAGGTTTTGGCAGCATCCTCGCCATCCTGGTGGTGGTGATCGTTTCGGCGAATGCACTGAATTACCGTAACAAGGCCCAGCTGCTCGCGGGCCTGGAGCTGGCAAGTGAAAAGAATACGCAGGCCTCGCTGATGAAAAGCGCGATGCTGGAAACCGGTATCGCCATGCGCAATATCGGCTTGCAGGGCGATGTGGCCCTGATGCAGGCGGAAGAAGGGAAGGTGCGCGAGCAGCGCAAGCTGTACGACGGCGCGCGCGGCAAGCTGTCCACCCTGGGCCTGTCCGATGGTGAAAAGGCGCTGCTGGCCAATATCGCCAAGGTCGACGGCGAAGTCGATGCCGCCTTCAAGGAAGCGATGGGGCAGGTGCTGGCGTTTAACAGCGAGGGCGCGGCCAAGGTGATCGCCACCCGCATCGATCCCTTGAACAAGACGACCCTGGCCGATATCAACAAGCTGCTCGACTTGCAGCACGTGGCGCAGCAAAGCTTCATGGACGACTCGCTGGCGGCCGATGCGCGGCTGATGACGGTACTGTTCATCCTGGGCGGTGCGGCGGTGGCGATCGGCGCCTGGTGCGCCATCTTCATCACGCGCTCGATCACGGTGCCGCTGTCCGGCGCACTGGCCGTGGCGCAGAAAGTGGCGGCGGGCGAACTGACGTCGCGCGTGGTGGTCGAAGGCAAGGATGAAACGAGCGCGCTGCAGCAGGCATTGAAGGACATGAACGAGAGCCTGGTGCAGACGGTCAGCGACGTGCGCAATGGAACGGACACCATCACCGTGGCCTCGCGCGAGATCGCCAGCGGCAATGCCGACCTGTCGGCGCGCACGGAGACGCAGGCCAGTTCGCTCGAAGAGACGGCGTCGTCGATGGAAGAGCTGACGTCGACCGTGAAGCAGAACGCGGACAACGCGCGCCAGGCCAACCAGCTGGCCGTGTCGGCGTCGTCGGTGGCGGAGCAGGGCGGCAACGTGGTGGCGCAAGTGGTCGATACGATGGGTTCCATCAAGGACAGTTCGCGCAAGATCGTCGACATCATCGGCGTCATCGACGGCATCGCGTTCCAGACGAATATCCTGGCGTTGAATGCGGCCGTCGAGGCGGCGCGCGCAGGCGAGCAGGGACGCGGTTTTGCGGTGGTGGCGTCGGAAGTGCGCAATCTGGCGCAACGCTCGGCCGGCGCGGCGAAAGAGATCAAGGGCCTGATCGGGGACTCGGTCGACAAGGTCGATGCGGGCAGCCGCCTGGTGGACGAGGCGGGGCAGACCATGGGCCTGATCGTCACGTCGATCCGGCAGGTGGCCGACATCATGGGCGAGATCACGGCGGCGACGCAGGAACAGAGCCATGGCATCGAGGAAGTGAACCAGGCCATCGCGCAGATGGACCAGATGACGCAGCAGAACGCGGCGCTGGTCGAGGAAGCGGCGGCGGCCGCCGAAAGCATGCAGGAACAGGCGCAGAAACTGGCCGACGCCGTCAGCATCTTCAAGCTCGATGGCGAGAGCGCGGCGCAGGCGGCCATGCCCGCGTCCGCGCCGGTAGTCAAGGCGGCGGCACGGCCGGCACCGAGTGTGGCGGCAAATACACGGCGGTTGGCAAAGACGGCGCAAGCCGGCTCGCCACCGCCCGCGAAAAAGCTGGCGGCAGCCGGCGGCGACGATTGGGAAGAGTTCTGA
- a CDS encoding CheR family methyltransferase, protein MPQTKTDSVKEFDFTGKDFERVRAMIYKRAGIALADSKQEMVYSRLARRLRATGISSFVRYLDDLEAGRMGDEWEAFTNALTTNLTSFFREAHHFPLLAEHVKKLSGPITIWCSASSTGEEPYSIAMTVCEAFNTLTPPVTIIATDIDTNVLATAANGVYNLDRLDKMPADRARRFFLRGKGDREGQVRVRPELRQMITFKPLNLLADSWPVTGQFDVIFCRNVMIYFDKATQRKILSRFVPLMKPDALLFAGHSENFLYVSDSLKLRGKTVYELDQPRGAAPKATSHRT, encoded by the coding sequence ATGCCGCAAACTAAAACGGATTCGGTCAAAGAATTTGATTTCACTGGCAAGGACTTCGAACGGGTCCGCGCCATGATTTACAAGCGGGCCGGCATCGCGCTGGCCGACAGCAAGCAGGAAATGGTCTACAGCCGCCTGGCCAGGCGATTGCGCGCGACCGGCATTTCCTCGTTCGTCCGTTACCTGGACGACCTGGAAGCGGGCCGCATGGGCGACGAGTGGGAGGCGTTCACGAATGCGCTGACGACCAACCTGACGTCGTTTTTCCGCGAGGCGCATCACTTCCCGCTGCTGGCCGAGCACGTGAAAAAACTGAGCGGGCCGATCACCATCTGGTGTTCGGCCAGTTCCACCGGCGAAGAGCCGTATTCGATCGCCATGACGGTGTGCGAGGCGTTCAATACGCTCACGCCGCCCGTCACCATCATCGCCACGGACATCGACACGAACGTGCTGGCCACGGCCGCCAATGGCGTCTACAACCTGGACCGCCTCGACAAGATGCCGGCCGACCGCGCGCGGCGCTTTTTCTTGCGCGGCAAGGGCGACCGCGAAGGGCAGGTGCGGGTACGCCCGGAACTGCGCCAGATGATCACCTTCAAGCCGCTCAACCTGCTGGCCGACAGCTGGCCGGTGACGGGGCAGTTCGACGTCATCTTTTGCCGTAACGTGATGATCTATTTTGACAAGGCGACGCAGCGCAAGATCCTGTCGCGCTTTGTACCCTTGATGAAGCCCGATGCGCTGCTGTTTGCAGGCCATTCGGAGAATTTTCTGTACGTGTCGGATTCATTGAAGCTGCGCGGTAAAACAGTCTATGAGCTCGACCAGCCCCGGGGCGCCGCGCCCAAGGCAACGTCGCATCGTACATGA
- the cheD gene encoding chemoreceptor glutamine deamidase CheD has translation MSLESKEQFATNVYYDRTFNCDAAKILPGEYYFTNKDMLIVTVLGSCVSACIRDRVTGLGGMNHFMLPDGGSDPNSPISASMRYGTYAMEILINDLLKAGARRENMEAKVFGGGAVLRGFTAINVGERNAAFVINYLKAEKMRVVAEDLNDIHPRKVYFFPRSGKVLVKKLMQTHNDTLVRRELDYASRLKVAPVGGEVELF, from the coding sequence ATGAGCCTGGAATCCAAAGAGCAATTCGCCACTAACGTCTATTACGACAGGACGTTCAATTGTGACGCCGCCAAGATCTTGCCTGGTGAGTATTACTTTACCAACAAGGACATGCTGATCGTCACCGTGCTCGGCTCCTGCGTCTCGGCCTGCATCCGCGACCGCGTCACGGGCCTGGGCGGCATGAACCATTTCATGCTGCCCGATGGCGGCAGCGATCCGAACAGCCCGATTTCCGCATCGATGCGCTATGGCACCTACGCCATGGAAATCCTGATCAACGATCTGCTGAAGGCGGGCGCGCGGCGCGAGAACATGGAAGCGAAAGTGTTCGGCGGCGGCGCCGTGCTGCGCGGCTTCACGGCGATCAACGTGGGCGAACGCAATGCGGCCTTCGTCATCAATTACCTGAAGGCCGAAAAGATGCGCGTGGTGGCCGAAGACCTGAACGACATCCACCCGCGCAAGGTGTACTTTTTCCCCCGCAGCGGCAAGGTGCTGGTGAAAAAACTGATGCAGACGCATAACGACACCCTGGTGCGCCGCGAACTCGATTACGCCAGCCGCCTCAAGGTCGCGCCGGTGGGTGGCGAGGTCGAACTGTTCTAG
- a CDS encoding protein-glutamate methylesterase/protein-glutamine glutaminase codes for MKIKVLIVDDSALIRSVMTEIVNSQPDMEVVGAAPDPLVAREMIKQTNPDVLTLDVEMPKMDGLDFLEKLMRLRPMPVLMVSSLTERGSEITMRALELGAVDFVTKPKISIQSGMREYTDMIADKIRAASKARIRARTLPSAGDKTAAPLPALRSPLTSSEKLIIVGASTGGTEAIREFLMQMPSDCPGILITQHMPEGFTRSFARRLDSLCKISVQEAAGGERVLPGHAYIAPGHSHLTLTRSGANYMTKIDQGEPVNRHRPSVDVLFRSAAQSAGKNAVGVILTGMGKDGAQGMLEMKAAGAYNFAQDEASCVVFGMPREAIAVGATHEVGALTALPGMVLGHLAAHGMRALRV; via the coding sequence ATGAAGATCAAAGTATTGATCGTGGACGACTCGGCGCTGATCCGCAGCGTCATGACGGAAATCGTGAACAGCCAGCCCGACATGGAAGTGGTGGGCGCGGCGCCCGATCCGCTGGTGGCGCGCGAGATGATCAAGCAGACCAACCCCGACGTGCTGACCCTCGACGTCGAGATGCCGAAGATGGATGGTCTGGACTTCCTGGAAAAGCTGATGCGCTTGCGCCCCATGCCGGTATTGATGGTGTCGTCCCTGACCGAGCGCGGTTCGGAAATCACCATGCGCGCGCTGGAGCTGGGCGCCGTCGATTTCGTCACCAAGCCGAAGATCTCGATTCAGAGCGGCATGCGCGAGTACACGGACATGATCGCCGACAAGATCCGCGCCGCCTCGAAGGCGCGCATCCGTGCGCGCACCCTGCCGTCGGCAGGCGACAAGACGGCCGCGCCGCTGCCCGCCCTGCGCAGCCCGTTGACGTCGAGCGAAAAGCTGATCATCGTGGGCGCCTCGACGGGCGGCACGGAAGCGATCCGCGAATTTCTCATGCAGATGCCGTCCGATTGCCCCGGCATCCTGATCACGCAGCACATGCCGGAAGGCTTTACGCGCTCGTTTGCGCGCCGCCTCGATTCCCTGTGCAAGATATCGGTGCAGGAAGCGGCGGGCGGCGAACGCGTGCTGCCCGGCCACGCCTACATCGCGCCCGGCCATTCGCACCTGACCCTGACGCGCAGCGGCGCCAACTACATGACCAAGATCGACCAGGGCGAGCCGGTGAACCGCCACCGCCCGTCCGTCGACGTGCTGTTCCGTTCGGCCGCGCAATCGGCAGGTAAAAATGCCGTCGGCGTGATCCTCACCGGCATGGGCAAGGATGGCGCACAAGGCATGTTGGAAATGAAGGCCGCAGGGGCGTATAATTTTGCACAGGATGAGGCCAGTTGCGTGGTGTTCGGCATGCCGCGCGAGGCGATCGCCGTCGGTGCTACGCATGAGGTTGGCGCTCTGACGGCGCTGCCTGGCATGGTGCTGGGACACCTGGCGGCACATGGCATGCGTGCTTTGCGCGTGTAA
- the cheY gene encoding chemotaxis response regulator CheY has protein sequence MADPKMKFLVVDDFSTMRRIVRNLLKELGYANVDEAEDGVMGLAKLRAESFDFVVSDWNMPNMDGLTMLQHIRADPALAKLPVLMVTAEAKKENIIAAAQAGASGYVVKPFTAATLDEKLNKIFEKLEKAGA, from the coding sequence ATGGCTGATCCAAAGATGAAATTTTTAGTCGTTGACGATTTTTCGACGATGCGCCGCATTGTCCGGAATCTGTTGAAGGAACTGGGTTATGCCAACGTCGATGAGGCGGAAGACGGCGTGATGGGCCTGGCCAAGCTGCGCGCGGAATCGTTCGATTTCGTCGTCTCGGACTGGAACATGCCAAACATGGATGGCCTGACGATGCTGCAGCATATCCGCGCCGATCCCGCACTGGCCAAGCTGCCCGTGCTGATGGTCACGGCCGAAGCGAAAAAAGAAAACATCATCGCCGCCGCCCAGGCTGGCGCCAGCGGTTATGTCGTCAAGCCGTTCACGGCCGCGACCCTCGATGAAAAGCTGAACAAGATTTTCGAGAAGCTGGAAAAAGCGGGCGCCTGA